A window from Candidatus Melainabacteria bacterium encodes these proteins:
- a CDS encoding WYL domain-containing protein yields MNTLNTERVSIVDAFENLMDIEFVSFDTETTGLSPIAAKLVELSGVKFRLGDDHFETFSQLINPECDIPYEATAVHGITQEMVANCPTYVEVVPQFFDWINNSQAVLVAHNAPFDVGFLRVAFAKLKLETPPHYVVDTLTLTRQLLTDAPNHQLGTIVQFLELEEGGYHRALADSHHVRNILRKITKMNDSLKGWKDLCELYSILKLDEELDLLPPVPAFVQESIDLINAALERDGAIAFRYNSLGRERKVKPQALIQNRGIYYLTAYCFHFAAERTFRLDRMSNLRHHE; encoded by the coding sequence TTGAACACGTTGAATACTGAGCGCGTATCGATTGTTGATGCGTTTGAAAATCTGATGGATATCGAATTTGTATCATTCGATACCGAGACCACAGGGCTTTCACCGATCGCTGCCAAGCTGGTCGAGCTTTCTGGTGTCAAGTTCAGGCTCGGAGACGACCATTTCGAGACGTTTTCTCAGCTAATCAACCCGGAATGCGATATTCCATACGAGGCAACGGCGGTACACGGCATTACCCAGGAGATGGTAGCCAATTGCCCAACTTATGTTGAAGTCGTGCCTCAGTTCTTCGATTGGATAAACAACAGTCAGGCCGTTCTTGTTGCTCACAATGCGCCCTTCGATGTAGGTTTCCTGCGTGTTGCTTTTGCCAAGCTGAAACTCGAGACCCCGCCTCACTACGTGGTCGATACACTGACGTTGACGCGGCAGCTTTTGACTGATGCACCTAATCATCAGCTCGGAACAATCGTTCAATTTTTAGAGCTAGAGGAAGGCGGCTACCACAGGGCTCTGGCTGATAGTCATCATGTTCGCAACATCCTCAGAAAAATTACCAAGATGAACGACTCGCTTAAGGGCTGGAAAGACCTTTGCGAGCTGTACTCGATCTTAAAACTGGACGAAGAACTCGATTTGCTCCCGCCTGTTCCGGCTTTTGTTCAGGAGTCTATCGATTTGATCAATGCTGCTTTAGAGCGCGACGGCGCAATAGCATTTCGCTACAACAGCCTCGGCCGCGAGCGTAAGGTTAAACCACAAGCTCTGATTCAGAATCGCGGTATCTATTACCTGACCGCATATTGTTTTCACTTCGCAGCAGAACGCACTTTTAGACTGGACCGCATGTCTAATCTGCGTCATCATGAATAG